A single genomic interval of Litoreibacter ponti harbors:
- a CDS encoding adenylate kinase gives MNIILLGPPGAGKGTQARKLVAERNMVQLSTGDMLRDARSSGTEMGNKVAAIMDAGQLVTDEIVIGLIEEKLEGDHAGGFIFDGFPRTLGQADALGALLEKHGTKLYAVIEMAVDDEALVARITARSTCGSCGEVYNDNTKPIPADGKCSNCGGTEFKRRADDNAESLRTRLMEYYKKTSPLLGYYYAKGDLRSIDGLGEIDAVAASIAAVLDG, from the coding sequence ATGAACATTATTCTGCTGGGACCGCCGGGGGCGGGCAAGGGCACCCAGGCCCGCAAGCTGGTGGCCGAGCGCAATATGGTTCAGCTGTCGACCGGTGACATGCTGCGCGACGCGCGCAGTTCGGGCACCGAGATGGGCAACAAGGTCGCCGCGATCATGGATGCGGGCCAGCTGGTCACAGACGAGATCGTCATCGGCCTGATCGAGGAGAAGCTCGAGGGCGACCATGCTGGCGGCTTCATCTTCGACGGCTTCCCCCGAACGCTCGGTCAGGCGGACGCGCTGGGCGCGCTGCTTGAGAAGCACGGCACGAAGCTTTATGCGGTGATCGAGATGGCGGTGGATGACGAGGCGCTGGTCGCCCGCATCACGGCGCGCTCAACCTGCGGCAGCTGCGGTGAGGTCTACAATGACAACACCAAGCCGATTCCGGCGGATGGCAAATGTTCCAACTGCGGCGGCACAGAGTTCAAGCGCCGCGCCGACGACAACGCGGAAAGCCTGCGCACCCGGCTGATGGAGTACTACAAGAAGACATCGCCGCTGCTGGGCTATTACTACGCCAAAGGCGACCTGCGCAGCATTGACGGCCTGGGCGAAATCGACGCTGTCGCGGCCTCGATCGCCGCTGTTCTCGACGGCTGA